TCGTACCCGACCGGCCCGACATCGGCGACGGCGAGCACCCGGGCCGTGTCCGCCTCCACCCTCGGCCTGATCAACCGCGGTGGCCGACCGTCCCAGGCGCGCATCTGGGTCGACAGGTCGCGGATCAGCAGCGGTTCCGGGAGGTCGGCCCATGCCGAGCCGACGGGGATGATGCTTGTGGCCGCGATGCGACCGCGTCCGATGGTCACGGACCGGCTGGGGCTGCGGGAGATGCTCTCGCTGACGACGTTGGATCCGGCCAGGTCCCGCAGTGCGGATCCGAGCAGGCGACGGGACGCGAGCTCGTGGCCGGTGAGCGCCCGGTCGTCCGGGATTTCCCAGTGCTTGCGGAGGACGAGGGCGATTCCCGCGTCGGGGTGGGCGAAGTAGACCTCTGCGGAACGCCGGTTGGGTGTCCGGCCGGTGATCCGGCAGCCTAGGGCGACAAGCCGGACCCGGCGCAGTGGGGTCTCGGACGGTTCCTGGGTGCCGAGCACGCTCACCCGGTCGGATCTGCCGGCGCGGCGGCGGGCGTGCAGTTCGGCCAAGAGGCGCGCGGCCTGGATGGGTTCGTAGGACGCGTCGCGGGCAGCGTAGGCCTGGATCTGCCTGCGCAGGTCCGCGAGGGTTGAAGCGGGCCAGTGGAGGGAAGCGCGGGTCAGCGCCGCGCCCATGCGCTCCAGTTGGGCGGCGAACACTGGGCTCGTGTGGGCGACTCCATCCAGCAGCAACTCGTCTGCCAGGGCCACGGCTTCGTCGAGCCGCTCCAGGCCGCTGTCCCTGCCCACGGCGTCTGCCGGCGTGGGTGGGCGTCCTCCGACAGAGACCATGGTCTCCGCGCTGACCGGCGGGGTGTCCCGGGTCAGCGCGGTGTTGTCATTCGGTGCCTCGTCGGCTGCCCGGAACGCCCAGACCGCCAGGGCGATCACCTCACCGCGCTGGAGTGCTGCGGCGTCGGTCAGGGCGTAGCCGAGCTCGTGCGGAACGGGGAAGCGCACCGTGCAGGTCGGCAGCTCGACCCACGGTGCGGGCTGCGCCTCCTCGGCTCGGTGCACGGTCGCGGAGTAGCCGCGCTCGACGGCGCGGCGGGCGGCCGCGACTGCCGGCCGACCGAGGACCGCTTCGAGCGTCTCGTCGTCGAACTCGGCGGGCGACCATACGGTCACGGGCGGGTCCTGCGGCTGCTTCGCCTTGTCGAGGGCCTGGAGACGCTGGTAGGCAAGCACCAGACCGATCCGGTGCCGGCAGACGCCGCTCGCTGGGCAGTCGCATTGGGCACCATCCAGGCCGACGCCGACTGGCAGGCGGGTACGAGTGCCGTCGGGATGGACGCCGACGACGGTCCCGTCCTGTTCGCTGCTGACCTGCGGCCCGGCGTCGGCGTCCAGGTCCTTGGCCGCTCGCTTGACCAGCCCCCGGTTGGCGAGCGAGGCGAGGGTCTCTGCGGTCAGGGCGAGGAGGTCTTCACGCAGTGGCGTGCTCGTGGTCATCGGCCCACCTTCTCTGCAACGAACTCGGCCAGCTGTCCCGGCGTCATCGCGCCCACGTGGGCTCCCGCTTCGGCCAGGCGTCCTGCCAGGTCTCGGTCGTAGACCGGGTCGGCCTCCTCGTCCAGCGCGGCGAGACCCAGCACGGTGGCGCCTTGTTCGACGAGTGCACGGACAGTGCGGACCAGTCGGTAGGGATCGCCGCCTTCGTAGAAGTCGGAGACGATCGCGACGATGCTGCGACGCGGGTTGTCCACCAGACCGGCGGCGTAATCCGCGGCTCGGGCGATGTTCGTGCCACCCCCGAGCTGGACCCCCATCAGAAGCTCGACCGGGTCGGTGACGTCCGAGGTGAGGTCGACGACCTCGGTGTCGAAGGCGACGAGGTGGGTACGCAGGCCCGGGAGGCTCCACAGGCAGGCGGCGGTGACGGCAGAGTGGATCACCGAGTTCACCATCGACCCGGACTGGTCGACCAGCAGGATCAGCTGCCACTGCTCCAGGTGCTTTCGGGTCCGGGAGTGGAAGCGGGGCCGCTCGATAAGAACGCGGCGCTGCTCCGGCTGGTAATGCGCCAGGTTGGCACGGATCGTGCCCTGGAAGTCGAAGTCGCGGGCCAGCGGGAGTCGGCTCGGGCGCCGTGAGCGGGAACCGGTGAAGGCCCGGCGCACCTCCGGCCGCAGCCGTTCCAGCAGATCGCGGACCACGGCCTCGACGATGCGCCGTGCCATGCCCAGAACTTGCGGGTTCATCAGGTGTTTCGTGCGCAGGACAGCTCGGAGCAGGGTGGGGTTGGGTTCGACTCGTGCGAGCACGTCGGGGTCGGTGACGATCTCGTGGATCTCGTACTGCTCGACGGCGTCGCGTTCGAGCCGTTCGATGGTCTCCTTGGGGAAGAGCCGGTAGATGTCGTCGAGCCAGTCCACTGCGGTGATCTGAGACGGGCCGTCGCCGCCGGTGCGACCAGCCGGCGTGGCGCGTCGCTCGCCGCGCTGCTCCAGGTCCGTGTCGCGGCCGTAGAGCCACTCGAGTGCCGCGTCGCGGGCGGCGGCCTGCGGGCCGAGCGGTCCGGTGCAGCGCTCGGCGGCTTGGCCGAGGATGAGCCGCCAGCGCTCCAGGCCTTCGTCGGTGGGGGCGGGCGCTCCGGCTCCGGCGCCGGCGTGGGGCGTGCTCATCAGTCAGCCCCCTGAACGGGCAGCTCGTGTCGGTCGAGCAGGCCATGCCGGTCGAGCAGCCGCTGCACGTTCTCCTCCAGGGTTCGGGCGCGTGCGAGGACCAGCGGGTCTGCGGAGGTCCGTAGCAGGGAGCGCGCCGAGCCGATCCGGCCGCGTCGCGCCAGCAGCCGCTCGGCGATGCGTTCGCGTTCGCGGGGTGGGAAGAAGGCGAAGGCCTGGCGCAGGGCGGGCAGGCCGATGAGGAAGTCGTCGCCGGTGAGGGCGGTCACGATCTCGTCGAGTGCGTCGAGCAGGGACGGGCGGTCACCGGATTCCGACGCCGTCCCTCGGCCGGTCACCTCGTCACGGGCCAGGGCGAACAGGCCGGCCAGCCAGTCGCCGAGCGTCTCGGGGGCGGCTGCGGCGAGCGAGCGGGCTTGCTGTGCAGCCTCGGCGTGCGAGCGGCCTTCGTGGCCCGACGGCACATCGCTGTCGGAGAGCCCGAGGGACCAGAGCAGTCCCAAGGCGGCGCCGCGCAGGTCCGCAGGTGCGGCGGTGTCGGCGGCGATCCGCGTGGCCGTGGCCATCGCCGTCGCGCGAGTGAGGGTCAGCAGATGCTCGGCGTGGCGCAGTGCGTCCCGGGCGGCGGCAAGGGCGCGAAGCCGGGGGAAGTCGACCCCTCCGGTTCCGTGGAGACCTTCGGCCAGCCAGAACACCCGCCCGA
This genomic interval from Streptacidiphilus rugosus AM-16 contains the following:
- a CDS encoding VWA domain-containing protein; amino-acid sequence: MSTPHAGAGAGAPAPTDEGLERWRLILGQAAERCTGPLGPQAAARDAALEWLYGRDTDLEQRGERRATPAGRTGGDGPSQITAVDWLDDIYRLFPKETIERLERDAVEQYEIHEIVTDPDVLARVEPNPTLLRAVLRTKHLMNPQVLGMARRIVEAVVRDLLERLRPEVRRAFTGSRSRRPSRLPLARDFDFQGTIRANLAHYQPEQRRVLIERPRFHSRTRKHLEQWQLILLVDQSGSMVNSVIHSAVTAACLWSLPGLRTHLVAFDTEVVDLTSDVTDPVELLMGVQLGGGTNIARAADYAAGLVDNPRRSIVAIVSDFYEGGDPYRLVRTVRALVEQGATVLGLAALDEEADPVYDRDLAGRLAEAGAHVGAMTPGQLAEFVAEKVGR